GTTTCCAACGCGATTCTTGTAAGTACCGTTAAAGCATCGTCCGCCATTTCACAGTCCTCTTCTTCGCacctaattttcaaaatttctttcaattcctTTTCCTGATACGGACTCGTTGGGACGATGATCATACGATCCAGCAAGTCGATAGGAATACCATGAGGACTTTTATAGTTTGTTCCTCTGATCCTTGTGATACCTTTTCAGTTCAGGAATTACGTTTCGCGTTAATCGAAGTAAACCGTTAGAAGACGTACACATCTTAggttattatatacatatacctcTGTTTGTAGCCATAATCACGACTGGTGCCATTTCATTTTCGAGTGCTCGATTTAAGAATGAAAAACATTCGATATCCAGCATGTGAACCTCGTCGATAAACAGAACTCCGGGAACGATTTCCGCCTTGCCTTCCTCCCGCCATTCGGCAACCTTCGCGTTTATTTGTTCTCGTACTTCTGACTTGATTTCTCCCGTGTCACCGGAGAATAATGCCAAGAATCCATGAGTTCTACTATTTATAACGTCGACTTCGTGCAACGTTACTGTGTGAACTACTTCTTTGCGTTTCTGCAATTCACCCTCGGGACATTGTACGAAGCGAGTCTGCGAACCGGTTGCATCGTAATCGCGAGCTCTGGTAAACGAGCGTCCCAGCCTGTTAATTTTACCCGTAGCTTTGTCGATAGTTATCACGTCACCTGCTTGCACCTTGAACGTACAAATAGTTTATCAAATCGAGAAACGATATTTCGAACTAGATACCGGTCGATTATCTTTACTAACTTTCTCCTTCATCAAACTGtcgatcattttatttcccAAGTCGTAAATCGTTTCCATTTCTGTCGTCTTCAGTGTCAATTTACCAACTTTAGCACCAACTCCTGTAGCTGGTCTATCCACTTGGATTTCGACAACCTCTCCCTCTATAATTTCCGTTTCTTCTTTGATTCTGACCCCGATAGATTTTCTGATAGCCTGAGTCAAAGCTTCCGTTTTGCTCATTTCCAATGAATATATTTCAGAACCTGCCATTGAGGTAAACGGAGTATCCAAACCTAAAGCTTGAGCCATTGCCATGGCAATGGCAGTCTTTCCAGTACCGGGTTGACCTGCTAGCAATACAGCACGTCCCGCTATCTTACCATCTTTAATCATTTCTAAGACGATACCAGCAGCACGACGTGCTGTAGGCTGACCAACCATGCCCTGCGAAACCTaagaattgtatttaattaataaaagtatttaggaaagtaaataaactaAACAAGTAGTAttatatgatatataaatgtattacatGGCGAGGTTCCAAGCTATCATCCAAGCCTAAACCTCTGATGTGAGAATGAGCACCAATTCTTTCTATTCTAGTAATTTCTCTGACTTCTTGAACTTTTGCAGCAGCAACGGCCTAAAACAATAATgcgataacgataatataaccttaaaaaaaatgtacattttatgtatGCTACaaagcaaatataaaaatcgatCAAACACATAGTTACCATGGCAATACACATTGCCTGCAccataaaaaaagatataatatattgtgCACGCCATGTGAATACTATTTtcctatataaaatatcgtacAATGGCcctatacatttatttaaaaatatacgttcTACGTATATAGGTTAGCTGGTACATACGAAACagacaaaaaataaatgcgaTACCACTGATAATGTCATTGTTGACTATAACcttaaaatatagtaatagttgatatttttattttcataaattaatatttaccgCCATGTTTTCTCTATGTGTTTACGCTTGAGATGTCAACGAAATCACCACAATTATACCAAAGTATACCGAGCAACTGAGTTGAGCGCTAGGCAGGAATGCCAAAATCCCGGATATTCTCCGCGTTTCCACAACACGCTGCGACACGCGGAGATTGTGCGGAGACTACTGCACAGCCCGTTTGCGCATAcgacaaagaaagaaagatgtTCCGTCCTTGTAGAATTAGGGTCGTTCTAATATACGATTGTACGGTCACGCTGGGTATCATTCTGGGAGCACTACAAGGCATAAACTGAGAAGCAGGAACACACCACACGACGCATTGTGATCCAGGGCAGCAACCATGGAACCATGCAAACATCATTTCCCGAAGCGTCTCCTCGGATTCCATCTACTTACCTACCTTCATTATCTCTGGCATATCCTTTTAATTCCCTTTATGTCCAGGCACATTGctctttaattttccttcaattcctgacacatttccctttaatttcccatCATTTCCTGGCATAtcttcctttaatttccctctaTTTCCTGGCACATtcccctttaatttcccttcatttcctggcacatttctctttaattttcctCCATCTCCTGCCACATTTCCCGttaatttcccttcaattcctggcacatttccctttaatttcccttcattttccCTGACATTTCCCTTTCATTTCTCTTCAATTCCTggcatatttccctttaatttcccttcaattCCTggcatatttccctttaatttcccttcattttctccgacatttccctttaatttccctttaatttcccttcaattCCTggcatatttccctttaatttcccttcaattCCTGGCNNNNNNNNNNNNNNNNNNNNNNNNNNNNNNNNNNNNNNNNNNNNNNNNNNNNNNNNNNNNNNNNNNNNNNNNNNNNNNNNNNNNNNNNNNNNNNNNNNNNAATTTCCCTTCACTTCCTggcacatttccctttaatttcctttcattccCTGAcacattttcctttaatttccccTCATTTCTTCTAACATTTCCCTTTCATTTCCTCTTATTTCCTGGCAtatttcccattaatttccTCTTATTTCCTGGCATATTTCCCATTCATTTCCCATCACTTCCTGGCAcatttcccattaatttcccttcacTTCCTggcacatttccctttaatttcccttcatctCCTGGcacattttcctttaatttcccttcatctCCTGGcacattttcctttaatttccccACATTTCTTCTAACATTTCCCTTTCATTTCCTCTTATTTCCTGGCATATTTNNNNNNNNNNNNNNNNNNNNNNNNNNNNNNNNNNNNNNNNNNNNNNNNNNNNNNNNNNNNNNNNNNNNNNNNNNNNNNNNNNNNNNNNNNNNNNNNNNNNNNNNNNNNNNNNNNNNNNNNNNNNNNNNNNNNNNNNNNNNNNNNNNNNNNNNNNNNNNNNNNNNNNNNNNNNNNNNNNNNNNNNNNNNNNNNNNNNNNNNNNNNNNNNNNNNNNNNNNNNNNNNNNNNNNNNNNNNNNNNNNNNNNNNNNNNNNNNNNNNNNNNNNNNNNNNNNNNNNNNNNNNNNNNNNNNNNNNNNNNNNNNNNNNNNNNNNNNNNNNNNNNNNNNNNNNNNNNNNNNNNNNNNNNNNNNNNNNNNNNNNNNNNNNNNNNNNNNNNNNNNNNNNNNNNNNNNNNNNNNNNNNNNNNNNNNNNNNNNNNNNNNNNNNNNNNNNNNNNNNNNNNNNNNNNNNNNNNNNNNNNNNNNNNNNNNNNNNNNNNNNNNNNNNNNNNNNNNNNNNNNNNNNNNNNNNNNNNNNNNNNNNNNNNNNNNNNNNNNNNNNNNNNNNNNNNNNNNNNNNNNNNNNNNNNNNNNNNNNNNNNNNNNNNNNNNNNNNNNNNNNNNNNNNNNNNNNNNNNNNNNNNNNNNNNNNNNNNNNNNNNNNNNNNNNNNNNNNNNNNNNNNNNNNNNNNNNNNNNNNNNNNNNNNNNNNNNNNNNNNNNNNNNNNNNNNNNNNNNNNNNNNNNNNNNNNNNNNNNNNNNNNNNNNNNNNNNNNNNNNNNNNNNNNNNNNNNNNNNNNNNNNNNNNNNNNNNNNNNNNNNNNNNNNNNNNNNNNNNNNNNNNNNNNNNNNNNNNNNNNNNNNNNNNNNNNNNNNNNNNNNNNNNNNNNNNNNNNNNNNNNNNNNNNNNNNNNNNNNNNNNNNNNNNNNNNNNNNNNNNNNNNNNNNNNNNNNNNNNNNNNNNNNNNNNNNNNNNNNNNNNNNNNNNNNNNNNNNNNNNNNNNNNNNNNNNNNNNNNNNNNNNNNNNNNNNNNNNNNNNNNNNNNNNNNNNNNNNNNNNNNNNNNNNNNNNNNNNNNNNNNNNNNNNNNNNNNNNNNNNNNNNNNNNNNNNNNNNNNNNNNNNNNNNNNNNNNNNNNNNNNNNNNNNNNNNNNNNNNNNNNNNNNNNNNNNNNNNNNNNNNNNNNNNNNNNNNNNNNNNNNNNNNNNNNNNNNNNNNNNNNNNNNNNNNNNNNNNNNNNNNNNNNNNNNNNNNNNNNNNNNNNNNNNNNNNNNNNNNNNNNNNNNNNNNNNNNNNNNNNNNNNNNNNNNNNNNNNNNNNNNNNNNNNNNNNNNNNNNNNNNNNNNNNNNNNNNNNNNNNNNNNNNNNNNNNNNNNNNNNNNNNNNNNNNNNNNNNNNNNNNNNNNNNNNNNNNNNNNNNNNNNNNNNNNNNNNNNNNNNNNNNNNNNNNNNNNNNNNNNNNNNNNNNNNNNNNNNNNNNNNNNNNNNNNNNNNNNNNNNNNNNNNNNNNNNNNNNNNNNNNNNNNNNNNNNNNNNNNNNNNNNNNNNNNNNNNNNNNNNNNNNNNNNNNNNNNNNNNNNNNNNNNNNNNNNNNNNNNNNNNNNNNNNNNNNNNNNNNNNNNNNNNNNNNNNNNNNNNNNNNNNNNNNNNNNNNNNNNNNNNNNNNNNNNNNNNNNNNNNNNNNNNNNNNNNNNNNNNNNNNNNNNNNNNNNNNNNNNNNNNNNNNNNNNNNNNNNNNNNNNNNNNNNNNNNNNNNNNNNNNNNNNNNNNNNNNNNNNNNNNNNNNNNNNNNNNNNNNNNNNNNNNNNNNNNNNNNNNNNNNNNNNNNNNNNNNNNNNNNNNNNNNNNNNNNNNNNNNNNNNNNNNNNNNNNNNNNNNNNNNNNNNNNNNNNNNNNNNNNNNNNNNNNNNNNNNNNNNNNNNNNNNNNNNNNNNNNNNNNNNNNNNNNNNNNNNNNNNNNNNNNNNNNNNNNNNNNNNNNNNNNNNNNNNNNNNNNNNNNNNNNNNNNNNNNNNNNNNNNNNNNNNNNNNNNNNNNNNNNNNNNNNNNNNNNNNNNNNNNNNNNNNNNNNNNNNNNNNNNNNNNNNNNNNNNNNNNNNNNNNNNNNNNNNNNNNNNNNNNNNNNNNNNNNNNNNNNNNNNNNNNNNNNNNNNNNNNNNNNNNNNNNNNNNNNNNNNNNNNNNNNNNNNNNNNNNNNNNNNNNNNNNNNNNNNNNNNNNNNNNNNNNNNNNNNNNNNNNNNNNNNNNNNNNNNNNNNNNNNNNNNNNNNNNNNNNNNNNNNNNNNNNNNNNNNNNNNNNNNNNNNNNNNNNNNNNNNNNNNNNNNNNNNNNNNNNNNNNNNNNNNNNNNNNNNNNNNNNNNNNNNNNNNNNNNNNNNNNNNNNNNNNNNNNNNNNNNNNNNNNNNNNNNNNNNNNNNNNNNNNNNNNNNNNNNNNNNNNNNNNNNNNNNNNNNNNNNNNNNNNNNNNNNNNNNNNNNNNNNNNNNNNNNNNNNNNNNNNNNNNNNNNNNNNNNNNNNNNNNNNNNNNNNNNNNNNNNNNNNNNNNNNNNNNNNNNNNNNNNNNNNNNNNNNNNNNNNNNNNNNNNNNNNNNNNNNNNNNNNNNNNNNNNNNNNNNNNNNNNNNNNNNNNNNNNNNNNNNNNNNNNNNNNNNNNNNNNNNNNNNNNNNNNNNNNNNNNNNNNNNNNNNNNNNNNNNNNNNNNNNNNNNNNNNNNNNNNNNNNNNNNNNNNNNNNNNNNNNNNNNNNNNNNNNNNNNNNNNNNNNNNNNNNNNNNNNNNNNNNNNNNNNNNNNNNNNNNNNNNNNNNNNNNNNNNNNNNNNNNNNNNNNNNNNNNNNNNNNNNNNNNNNNNNNNNNNNNNNNNNNNNNNNNNNNNNNNNNNNNNNNNNNNNNNNNNNNNNNNNNNNNNNNNNNNNNNNNNNNNNNNNNNNNNNNNNNNNNNNNNNNNNNNNNNNNNNNNNNNNNNNNNNNNNNNNNNNNNNNNNNNNNNNNNNNNNNNNNNNNNNNNNNNNNNNNNNNNNNNNNNNNNNNNNNNNNNNNNNNNNNNNNNNNNNNNNNNNNNNNNNNNNNNNNNNNNNNNNNNNNNNNNNNNNNNNNNNNNNNNNNNNNNNNNNNNNNNNNNNNNNNNNNNNNNNNNNNNNNNNNNNNNNNNNNNNNNNNNNNNNNNNNNNNNNNNNNNNNNNNNNNNNNNNNNNNNNNNNNNNNNNNNNNNNNNNNNNNNNNNNNNNNNNNNNNNNNNNNNNNNNNNNNNNNNNNNNNNNNNNNNNNNNNNNNNNNNNNNNNNNNNNNNNNNNNNNNNNNNNNNNNNNNNNNNNNNNNNNNNNNNNNNNNNNNNNNNNNNNNNNNNNNNNNNNNNNNNNNNNNNNNNNNNNNNNNNNNNNNNNNNNNNNNNNNNNNNNNNNNNNNNNNNNNNNNNNNNNNNNNNNNNNNNNNNNNNNNNNNNNNNNNNNNNNNNNNNNNNNNNNNNNNNNNNNNNNNNNNNNNNNNNNN
The sequence above is drawn from the Hylaeus volcanicus isolate JK05 chromosome 2, UHH_iyHylVolc1.0_haploid, whole genome shotgun sequence genome and encodes:
- the LOC128872327 gene encoding ruvB-like 2 isoform X2 — protein: MAAVAAAKVQEVREITRIERIGAHSHIRGLGLDDSLEPRHVSQGMVGQPTARRAAGIVLEMIKDGKIAGRAVLLAGQPGTGKTAIAMAMAQALGLDTPFTSMAGSEIYSLEMSKTEALTQAIRKSIGVRIKEETEIIEGEVVEIQVDRPATGVGAKVGKLTLKTTEMETIYDLGNKMIDSLMKEKVQAGDVITIDKATGKINRLGRSFTRARDYDATGSQTRFVQCPEGELQKRKEVVHTVTLHEVDVINSRTHGFLALFSGDTGEIKSEVREQINAKVAEWREEGKAEIVPGVLFIDEVHMLDIECFSFLNRALENEMAPVVIMATNRGITRIRGTNYKSPHGIPIDLLDRMIIVPTSPYQEKELKEILKIRCEEEDCEMADDALTVLTRIALETSLRYAIQLITTASLVCRRRKSTEVNIDDVKRVYSLFLDENRSTQFLKEYQDDFMFNETQEEAMEIS
- the LOC128872327 gene encoding ruvB-like 2 isoform X1, with translation MVQAMCIAMAVAAAKVQEVREITRIERIGAHSHIRGLGLDDSLEPRHVSQGMVGQPTARRAAGIVLEMIKDGKIAGRAVLLAGQPGTGKTAIAMAMAQALGLDTPFTSMAGSEIYSLEMSKTEALTQAIRKSIGVRIKEETEIIEGEVVEIQVDRPATGVGAKVGKLTLKTTEMETIYDLGNKMIDSLMKEKVQAGDVITIDKATGKINRLGRSFTRARDYDATGSQTRFVQCPEGELQKRKEVVHTVTLHEVDVINSRTHGFLALFSGDTGEIKSEVREQINAKVAEWREEGKAEIVPGVLFIDEVHMLDIECFSFLNRALENEMAPVVIMATNRGITRIRGTNYKSPHGIPIDLLDRMIIVPTSPYQEKELKEILKIRCEEEDCEMADDALTVLTRIALETSLRYAIQLITTASLVCRRRKSTEVNIDDVKRVYSLFLDENRSTQFLKEYQDDFMFNETQEEAMEIS